A part of Haloarchaeobius sp. HME9146 genomic DNA contains:
- the glpK gene encoding glycerol kinase GlpK: MARNSYVGAIDQGTTGTRFMVFDHSGQVVANAYEKHEQIYPEPGWVEHDPMEIWENTKEVVTRALTEAGVEAEQLEALGITNQRETTLIWDPETGKPIHNALVWQDRRTTDRVEVLQEEDKVEWIREKTGLEADAYFSATKAEWLLDNADPIKMERSRPQDVRDRAEAGELRMGTIDSWLIYKLTGNHITDVTNASRTMLYNIREMEWDDELLEEFDVPASLLPEVRPSSDEDTYGTTDAEGFLGAEVPVAGALGDQQAALFGQTCFDEGDAKNTYGTGSFFLMNTGEEAVTSDHGLLTTIGFQRSGEPVQYALEGSIFITGAAIEWLEDVDLINDPAETAELARSVESTDGVYVVPAFTGLGAPHWDGRARGTIVGMTRGTRREHIVRATLESIAYQTRDVAEAMEADSGIEMNRLRVDGGAVKNNFLCQLQSDIIDTEIARPEVDETTALGSAYAAGLAVGYWDTIDELRDNWQVDRQFSPDADEAEMDRKFGRWHDAVERSLDWAQDGGD; this comes from the coding sequence ATGGCACGAAACAGCTACGTCGGTGCGATCGACCAGGGAACGACAGGGACGCGCTTCATGGTGTTCGACCACAGCGGACAGGTGGTCGCCAACGCCTACGAGAAGCACGAACAGATCTACCCGGAGCCGGGCTGGGTCGAGCACGACCCCATGGAGATCTGGGAGAACACGAAGGAGGTGGTGACGAGAGCGCTGACCGAGGCCGGTGTCGAGGCCGAGCAGCTCGAGGCGCTCGGCATCACGAACCAGCGCGAGACGACGCTCATCTGGGACCCTGAAACGGGCAAGCCCATCCACAACGCGCTGGTCTGGCAGGACCGCCGGACGACCGACCGCGTCGAGGTCCTCCAGGAGGAAGACAAGGTCGAATGGATCCGCGAGAAGACCGGCCTCGAGGCCGACGCGTACTTCTCGGCGACGAAGGCCGAGTGGCTGCTCGACAATGCAGACCCCATCAAGATGGAACGGTCGCGTCCACAGGACGTCCGCGACCGCGCAGAGGCCGGGGAACTCCGCATGGGGACCATCGACTCGTGGCTCATCTACAAGCTCACGGGCAACCACATCACGGACGTCACGAACGCGTCCCGGACGATGCTGTACAACATCCGGGAGATGGAGTGGGACGACGAACTCCTCGAGGAGTTCGACGTGCCGGCCAGCCTGCTCCCCGAGGTTCGTCCGTCCAGCGACGAGGATACCTACGGCACCACCGACGCCGAGGGCTTCCTTGGTGCGGAGGTCCCCGTCGCCGGTGCGCTGGGTGACCAGCAGGCCGCCCTGTTCGGGCAGACCTGTTTCGACGAAGGTGACGCGAAGAACACCTACGGAACGGGGTCGTTCTTCCTGATGAACACCGGCGAAGAAGCTGTCACGTCCGACCACGGTCTGCTCACGACCATCGGATTCCAGCGCTCTGGCGAGCCCGTCCAGTACGCGCTCGAAGGCTCCATCTTCATCACGGGAGCCGCCATCGAGTGGCTGGAGGACGTCGACCTCATCAACGACCCGGCCGAGACCGCAGAGCTCGCCCGCAGCGTCGAATCGACCGACGGCGTCTACGTCGTCCCTGCCTTCACCGGGCTCGGTGCCCCGCACTGGGACGGCCGCGCCCGCGGGACCATCGTCGGCATGACGCGGGGTACCCGCCGCGAGCACATCGTGCGGGCGACCCTCGAGTCCATCGCGTACCAGACCCGCGACGTCGCGGAGGCGATGGAGGCCGACTCCGGTATCGAGATGAACCGCCTGCGCGTCGACGGTGGGGCCGTCAAGAACAACTTCCTCTGCCAGCTCCAGTCCGACATCATCGACACGGAGATCGCCCGGCCGGAGGTCGACGAGACGACCGCCCTCGGTTCGGCGTACGCGGCTGGCCTCGCCGTGGGCTACTGGGACACCATCGACGAGCTGCGCGACAACTGGCAGGTCGACCGCCAGTTCAGCCCGGACGCCGACGAGGCGGAGATGGACCGCAAGTTCGGCCGCTGGCACGACGCCGTCGAGCGCTCACTCGA